Sequence from the Chiloscyllium plagiosum isolate BGI_BamShark_2017 chromosome 34, ASM401019v2, whole genome shotgun sequence genome:
atcaattccgactttggaaacagaagcagtctgactcaagattgggatatataccgactctaacctcacacctttaatgcattgtctaagctgagatgtcactttttaaaaataaaaccttcagttatctcgggaatgtgactggaaagaagctctgggatttacatattgatgAATCGAAACCTACAACCCCATTCTCAGTTATTAAAGACTTAACaccaatccaggtttgttcaatatatcgcatcagttgtgtgagactttgatcttttattataaattctgtgtcctatgatcctgctccagtagctacctgatgaaggtcgctgtaaatcagaaaccaaaacagaagttgttggaaaagctcagcaggtctggcagcatctgtgaagagaaatcagagttaacgtttcaggtccaatgaaggaagagtcactgaacccgaaacgttaactctgatttctcttcacagatgctgccagacctgctgagcttttccaacaacttctgtttttgctttttagCGTGGTTtgtgtgttgaatgaacttctcgaggaagtggtggatgcaggtacagttacaacatctaaagcacatttggataattacgtgaatgaaaaacatttggagggatatgggccaagtgcaggcaggtgggactagtttagtttgggattatgttcggcgtgcactgattggactgaagggtctgttccgtactgtatgactctataactggcacTTGAGTTTCTGTGGATTTTAATGTGTGTCCCTCTCTTGACAACAATATCACATGTCTCTGGGCAGAGTTCAGTATGATGCTATTCCTCAGTGCACTCTGTTTTATCTGAAATTAGaggaaacaatttaaaacaaaactatctTATGTTCTTGCATGTGTAACAATTAATAtagaattctttaaagtttgctcAAAGTCAATTCATAGAAAAGTAATTATCAAAAAGCAGATCTTAATGATCTAACTGATGTTGATTTAGAAGTTATAACAGCCCTTTTGCCAAGTCTTATAGTTGGTGTCCATGTTGACAACTGGAACAGTGTTTAATTCCTGGGTTGTTGCAAAGGACTCTTGGTTTAGTATTCCTCAAGTTCCAGAGGAAAGGTCAGGTAGGGTTTATGCTCTATCATTTTCTTAAGTGCCCTAACTGGTAAAGATAGGATTGGAATGATCTGTGATGGCTCTAAGACTCTTTCaataaatgcaaaagaaaaacttttcaataaGAGAAATATAGCGTGTATCCTGATTTCTGAAACAGTAACCCCCATAAACTATTGACACCAGTAGGCCTTACTCtataaatgattttaaattagtttggcaaGGGGATGGGAATCTAAGGGGGAGTCTCTGAGTTAACTAAAGTGGGTGAGGgctgaagaaaaaaaagagaatcaaGATAGTTAATAAAAAGCAAGAAGCAGCTGAGCAATGCAGCACTAAGATGAGTGGATACCAGGTAATGACAGAAAAAGTGAGaatgtttgaaaacaaaggtTCTTCTGATGGTGGTGTTAGGATTCAAAAAGGTATAAAAACTAGCACTTTATCAGACTGCTCATAGCATTCGGATCAAAGTAAATGAGTTGATGGTACAAATCATCGCAAATGGGTATGATTtagtggccattacagagacacggTTGCAGAGtggtcatgactgggagttaaatgTCCAGGAGTATTAGATTATTCAGAGGAAAAACTGGAAGGAAAAGAGGTGGTGTTGCTCTAATATTTAAGGATAACATCAGAGGTAGTGAGAGATGGTGTAGGTTCTATAGAGAAAAAAGGTTGCATCAatgtgggtggaaattagaaatagtaAGGGGAAAATGTCACTGACAggcatagtctataggccaccaactAATAATATCACGTTTGGATGggtaataaacaaagaaataactgatgCAGATAGAAATGGTATAGcaatgatcatgggggattttaatctacatattggTCAAATCAGTAGGTCAAGGCAGCCgtgaggaagaattcatagaatgCTTTCACGATAGTCTCCTCAAATAGTGTGTGATAAAACATACGAGAGAGCAAGATATTCTAGATCAAGTCCTGTGTAATGAGTCAAAAATAATTATTGATCTCATAGCTAGGAATCCTTTCGGAAGGAATGATCACTGTGTGGTTGAAGTTAAAATACAGATGGAGGGTGAGAAGGTAAAACTGAATACCAGTGTCGtcttcttaaataaaggagaCTTCAATGgcatgagggaggacttggctaaggTAGGGTAGGAGCAAAGACTATATGGTGGGACAGTTAGAGACAGTGAAGGTGTTTCAAAGtgttcagcaaaagtatataccagtgacaaggaaggactgtaggaaaagggatAATCAGTCATGCATAACGATTGACTaacttattgtcacgtgtactgaggtacagtgaaaagctttgtttaagaGCAGTACAAACAGATGACACGAAACatggatgtacagatcaaaaagacttcaaggcatacaggttacattgcacagaacATGCACTGAgtgagatcagcattatttgaggctagacagTGCATCcttcagtctaataacagctgggaaaaagctgttcctgaacctgctggtgcatgtgttcaggcttctgcatcttctgcgtgatggaaaaggttgtaggagatcattaccgagatgtgatgggtctttggtggtgttggcagcctttccacggcaGTGAGCCGtgtaaatagagtccatggatggaagattgccTTCCGTGATGGTCGGGTTGTGCACACCACCTTCAGTAGTTTCTTACTGTCCTGTGCAGAGCTGTTATCATACCAGGCTGTTATAtacctggacagtatgctctcagtGGTGCacctgtagaagttggtgagagtccttatggacatgccaaatttcctgagccatctgaggaagatgagatgttgtgccttcttgattgtTGCATCTCTGTGGGAAGACCAAGAAATGTTGTCAGTTATCGTTGCTCtaaggaacttgatgctctcaaccttGGTTCCATTGATGGAGATGTGTTCTCCTCCTGTTTTTCTGAAGTCAAAGATCAGTTCTGTAGTTTTGTCgatgttgagagagaggttgttctcattgcaccacatcaccaagccctgtatctcccttctgtattttggcTCATCATTGTAGATATCTGTCCCACTATGGTGCTGTTGTCAGCagacttgtagatggcattcatttggaatttggcaacatagTTGTGGGTGTACacggagtacaatagggggctgaggatgcatccttgggagattccagtgttgagtgttattgtgaagAAGGTACTGTTATATATCTTCAATGATTATGgtttgtgggtcagaaagctgaggagcCAATTGCAGAAGGCAGAGCTGAGAGCATGGTCTGgaagggataatggtgttgactacagctctgccttcaatgaACAGGAGTCTGATGTCAGTATCCTTGTTGCCCAGATCTTCCAGGGATGAGGGCAAGGGCAAGGGCTAGGGATATGGCATTCGCCATAGGTCTGCTACGTTGGTAGGCACCTGAGAAAATAGATGAgggtatcaaattgaaagctaATGCATAAAAGTGCCAAAGATTATCAGAaactggaaaattggaaaatcTTCAAAAGTCAACAGAAATTCACGAgaaaagctataaagaaaggGAAGATGGATTGTGAGAGTAAACCTAGCTCAGAATGTAAAAACAGCAAAAGTTTCCACAAATAcattaaatgaaaaaaatgtggCGAAGTTAAACATTGATCATTTAGAGCATGAGAAATgggatttaataatgggaaatgaggaaatggccgaggtGTTGgagatattttgtgtcagtcttcctAGTGGAAAATACAAACAACATGTCAATAATTAATGACAAGGTAGCTGTGGCAGGTGAGTACTTCGAAATGATCATTATCActagttggaatattgcgtgcaattctggtctccttcctatcggaaagatgttgtgaaacttgaaagggttcagaaaagatttacaaggatgttgccagggttggaggatttgagctacagggagagactgaacaagctggggctgttttccctggagcgtgggaagctgaggggtgaccttatagaggtttacaaaattatgaggggcatggatagattgggttgggatatctggtcagcatggacgggttggatcgaagggtctgtttccatgctgtacatctctatgactctaaagaggtagtgttgggaaagCTACTGAGGCTAAAGGTATTtaagtctcctggccctaatGGAATGCACCCCAGGGTAATGAAAGAAATTATGGGGGAAATAGTAATTATGTTTGTAATAATTTACCAAAATTTGTTGGAAAACAGCGGATGTgacaccactattttaaaaaaatgaggtaGACAAAAGGTGGGTAATTATAGCCTTGTTAGTTAAACTTCTGTCATGAGGAAAAATATTTGACTCTATAATCAAAGAAGAAATAGCAAaatatttggatagaaattgtcccatcgggcagacgcagcatgggtacatgaaaggcaggtcatgtttaactaatttagtgtaattctttgaggacattacaAGCTTGGTGGACAATGGGgtaccagtagatgtggtgtatctggatttccagaagacatttgacaaggtgtcgCACAAGAAGCTGCTacataagataaaggtgcatggTGTTAtgagtaatgtattagcatggataaaagattggttaactaacagaaagcaaagagcagGTATAAATGAGTGTCTTTTTGGTTGGTGATCAGTGGCTAGTGGTATGCCTCAggtatcagtgttgggaccacaattatttacaatttacatagatgatttagaCTCGGGCACCAAGTGTAGTATGGCAAAGGTCACAGGTGACACTAAAGTAAATGGTAGAGCAAAATGTATAAAAGACtttgaaagtctgcagagggatatagataggttagttGAGTGGATAAGGGTCTGGCAGATGCAGTCCAatattggtaaatgtgaggtcatccattttggtaggaataacagcaaaattgaaaaattgcaaaatgctgctgtgcagagggactcgGGTGTcattgtccatgaatcacaaaaagttggtctgcaggtgcagcaggtaatcaaggcaaatggaatattgtcctttgtTTCCAGAGGGATGGAGTTTTAAAGcggggaggttatgctgcagcgatacagggtgctggtgagggcaTGCCTGGtatattttgtacagttttggtctcctcacttgaggtaacattggagggggtgcagagggggtttacttggttgattctggagttgagggggcaggcttatgaggagagattgagtagactgggactacacTCATTCatggctggcatggtggctcagtagttagcactgctacctcacagcaccagggtcccaggatcgatgtgtggagtttgcacattcttctcgcctctgtgtgggtttcctctgcgtactccggtttcctcccacattccaaagatgtgcaggtcaggtgaattgaccatgctaaattgtccgtagtgttaggtacattagtcagagggtgggttatccttcggagggtcagtgtggacttgttgggtcgaagggcctgtttccacactgtagggaatctaatctaatctaatcaaatgaaaaatagaagaatgaggggattcttatagaaacataaaattatgaagggaataggtaaaATAGAAGCAGGGTGGtggtttccactggtgggtgaaactcaAACTAGGGGGACATAGCCTcagaataagggggagcagatttaagactgagttgaagaggaacttcttcacccaaaggattgtggtTTTGTGGGATTCCCTGCCCAGTTAAGCATGTCAGGCtaccttattgaatgttttcaaagcaaaggtacatttttgaacagtaaaggaattaagatttATGGTCAGCAGGTGGGTAAATTGAACTGAGTCCACGAAAGgaccagccataatcttattgaatggcggaacagactggatgggccagaTGGCTTCTATTTATGTTCAGATGAAACTCTGTCAACTTGTTTTCCTGGGAATGGCTAATGTAGGTTTGTAACTCCTTATTGTTTAGTAGTAAAAGGAAAATTAATGGTTGGATGAAATATATATACCGACCAAATCAAGTAGAAAATATTATATTGGAGCCcttgatgcattttaaaaaaaacattgtctcTGAAAGTATTAGCATATAATCAGAATCTTTAACAATAGCGAAAATTTAAAGGGAACACATcctggattgagtttaagagagtTCCAAGATAGATCTGGTGTCCAAAGTTCGATTCTCACAATTTGCAAAAGGAACCTGCGTAATTTTAGTTCAAATAGTGTCAGTCCCCCGAGAAGAGTTATCTGTGAACCATTGCTGTCTGTTACTGCAAATAATAGCGTGTGTAATTAGTAATGCTGAATAACACTGTCAGCCGGTGTTTCTGGTGTCTGCCTGGCGCTTTGCACCAAGTTTTATGATTCCAGGCAAATAGTTTGAAATGTGCGGGTTGGTGTCTCAAGCTTCAttctagggggggggggggcaaggcgCCAGATCTTGGTTTAATGAGTTGGACCTTAAGGCCAACAACTGAACGACGTACAAAAGCGGTTCGTCGCCAGCTTCGAAGTGCTCAGTGGTAAACACTCGAAGGAAGGGCAGAACTATTAATTCTGCAATTTGTAAAACCTGGCATTGTCAAACAGCTAGCATTGTCAGAAAGACGTGTCACTGCCTCGGCTCCTCTCACTGCCTTCTGTGCTCTATTAAACTCGCATTGTTTCCATGGTTTCTCCCAAAGCATACATGAGGGGGATAAAATGGACAAAGACTGTCGCCTCTTTGTGCACCAAACATCCTTGTTCCTTTGGATCTCCCGCCACCACTTCCCTTCAAAACCTAGACCTGCCTGAGAGAGGGAAAGGACCGCAGCACAGCCCCCTGTTTTCGTTCTCCGCATGTTTGGTCAAGAAATGCTGTGTTTGTTGGTAGAACGGGCCGGTCGTGTGAACTCAGAGAGGGCCAAGCTCTAGGATATCCTACCTCGTCCATTCCGAAAAGTGAGATTCGttaaaaggagagagaagatGGAGAGAACCCTGGGGAGATTTCTGCGGGCCATTCTCTTCCTCATTTTGAACACTCTTCATGTGGATTCCATGCAAACAGGTAAATCCCGACCTGTCCTCAGTTGGGGGTTTGAGTGTAGGCAGTGCCCCCAGATCTCCCTGTTTAAACTGGCTTCAAATTCTgtaacgaaaacagaaattgctggaaaagctcagcagcttttGTGATTCGTTCGGTTTTTGTTTCAATGTCTGTATTTGTTTCCCCTTTTCTTCCCTTGGCCGACCCTTTTGCATGATTTTTTCTCAAATGTCCAGgtgacacttttcactgtatctttccCCAAAATACAAGCGACAATAAATCATTAAATTCAATATCATATTCTAGCTACCCCTCTGTTTTAAACTTGCTTCTTTCTGACTGCTCATGTCTCCTTCCCCTGAATTCACAATCCATTCTCCTTTCTAAGCTGAACGCTTTTGTCTCTTATAATGTTCGGTTGTTGAGTTAAAGTTAATATTCGCATTTTCTCATCGAGTATGTTGTACAATGTATTTCGTTTTAATAAATTCAACGTGGACTAAACCGACCAGAATAAAAACATTTACAAATAATCTCAAAATTTTTCATGAATAACTTTCAAATTCATTTTCGTTTTATTTTCGTGAAACGTCAGTTTGAATCAAGTCCTTAACTACCTCTCGGGGATTATATCCAGCAGACACAAGGCCTCTCTCACCAGACTGCTAAATATCCAGCTCCATTTCCTGTTCTTCATGATAATTGATTCTGATAAATGGCTCTCTCTCCTAAGGTGTTGCACCCACGCCATTGACGTCTGCCATTACCAGTCCTCTCCTAAAATTTTGAGCCTTCTACCTTTCCAGCTTTCAACTCCATTACTGAGCTCCATTTCCTCTCCAAAGATCTGGAATGTGCCGTTAAGTCCCACTTTGCTGAGTCTATCTCTCTTGTTACTCAATGTATGAATTTTGTCAGTCTGTATCCTAACGCACCAAGTCCTGTTCACCTGTTACTGCACTGCTCACTCAACTATATTGGCTTCTAATTAAACAATACCTTACACACGTTATGTTGGCAATTAACAGGCAGCAATTGTTTACAGATAATACTCCTGGGGGGGCTGACATTATTTGAACTAAAATTATGGCAGGTTCCTTTTGCAgattgtgggaattgaactttgGATGCCAGATGTAATTTGGACTTTCTCTTCTTAAAGGTCCTGAATTGTGTTTTACGTTTCCTCTATTGTTACAGATTCTGACTAGTAAATGACCATATGCTAATACTTTTAGGGACATTGTTCTTGTCTTGAATTCATTAAGAGCTCAAATATATATGTTTTTTACTTGATTTGGTGGGTATTATCCTCCTTGCTTACAAATCCCTCCTCAGCCTCATCTTTTCTCGCTGTAAACTCATACACCCCTACCATTTTATGAAATTTTAGCACTCCTTCTGTTCAGGTTACTTGACCAGAAGACAATACAGATCATCAGAATGCTGTATGACCTTAGTATTTTTTAACAGCACTCTCTTTCCTGCTACTTCTGTGTAGATCAGGATAGTTGAATAATGTCTGCTATTGAGTCTGTGTTAGTCAAGCTGATGATGAGGATAGGACGCTATTCCACCTCGCTTTTGCAGCTCCCTTGTACAGCCCTCACTCATCAAACTGatttgaggaggaatttattctcccaTAGGGTTGTGACTCATTGGAGCTCCTTGCCACTGAGACCTATGGGggcacagtcatagagtcatagagatgtatagcacggaaacagatcctttggtccaaattgtccatgccgacaagatatcccagcccaatctagtctcatttgccagttttaatttaaataatcacCTAATGCCCCTTGAATTCCTTGATTGGAATTTACCACAtgtccaggcagtacattccaaactcAAGCCACCCACTGTGGtaaaatgttttcctcacatcAAACATATTTCTTTAAATCTGTGCATTTCTGTTCTTGATCCCTTTCTCAGACAGGAACAGTATTTCCTATTCACTCTATTCAAACCACTCATTTCGAAAACGTCTATAAATCTCATTTGAGTTTTCTCTTCCTCATGGAGAGAGTTTCACCATTTCCAATCTATTTTCAGGACTAAAGTTTTTATTTAATCCCtcgaaccattcttgtaaatcatttaaCACCTTCACTAACATATGCACATTTACAACCAGgcctttctgttcctgcaaaccCTTTAGAGTAGCACTCTCTATTGTATAGTGTCTTTCCATgctctttctaccaaaatgtataaTCGCATATTTCACATGTGCACAGAGCCCTCTTGATGAACTGCAAATATATAGAGGCACTGCAATATAATTCCTCTGCTGTCATTTGGAAAAGATCAGCTGCAGATACCAGCTTAAGGTTGGTATGCAGCATAACCATTGCCTTATTTATCTGATACATGAAGGAGAGGTCTGGGAGCAAAATGATTCCCAGTATCAATTGCTGCCTTATGCAATTTTAACTGCAGTGTACTTGCTGTAATTCACAGATACTTATAGCTGCTGAGTATCGTGGTGTTTGGGGGATGTAGCGTAAGTAGTGCAGCAAACAAAGGCATCCTGTAGCagaggaatttttaaaataactctTTCAAGATAATGTTTTCAAATGCAGTCACCAAAGTGTAAAGTCAAACAGGCTCAGAGAACCTGCTAACAATAAACTTCAGGGATAAACATAGCAAATTAGCTTTAAACATTCTTCTGAATATCCTAACCAGACTTCCCTCAGCCCCTGGAAACCTCACTAATAAATGTTGAGAAGCATAGTAAATCTGTGTTCTCCAAGTCATCCTTTGCTCGTGTAGTTTGAGGGAAAAGACAATGATAGATCTAAGCACTGGCATTTCTCTCATTAGGATTCCCACAGAACCCTAATAAAAGTCCCATTTTCTTACTTTACTACTGTTTGCCCCGTGGAATACAAGATGGAGTAGATTGTGTTCATTGTTAAAGAAAGTAACTTCAATTCATAGAAAGTTCAATTCTTAGAAGCTTCAATAAAAGCTATTCATACGATTGGGGGTAATTTATGAAAATTCCAAGGAGTCTATTGTGGTGTCCATTTCCTTGCAATGAGTACACTCTCTGTATTTcatatttttcattgttttattttatattttaacattttattaatATTGGACAATTATGTTCCAAGTCGGAATACACAATGGAAAGTCATTTATAACATTCATAATTGAATTTACAGCAGAACGTCTGATATTACCAGACAGGGTCAACATTGGCAAGGaacatgttgcctggtatggtcggaagatcgtatgaggaaaggctgaggcacttggggctgttttcattggagaaaagaaggtttagggatgacttgatagaggtgtacaagatgattaggggtttagatagggttggccatgagaacctttttccacgtatggagtcagctattacgagggggcataactttaaattaaggggtggtaggtataggacagatgttaggggtagattctttactcagcgagtcgtgagttcatggaatgccctgccagtagcagtggtggactcttcctctttatgggcattggataggcatatggaggatagtgggctagtgtaggttaggtgggcttggatcggcgtaacatcgagggccaaagggcctgtactgcgctgtatttttctatgttctatgagacaaTATGCTTAAGAGATCACAATGCTTTGAtataaaatgcatctggatgttAGTTTGAGGGTAGATGAGATTGGAGAAACAAGCATACAAAAGTTATAACATATGTGCATTCCTAAGTACACCGTTTAAACTCAGGGTGAAACGCCAAGGTCTCAGTAAAAGACCAATCATATAAAATAGCACCATATCACATTTCACTTCATACTGCTAAACACAGAAGTCAAAGTTACTGgatcaaatgttttgaaaaagaaTTTTATCAGATTATTGAATAACCAGTATGAACAAACAATAATACAATTCAATTTTCTCCTGCTCCAAGTCAGTCTGGTGGATTCCTGTGGACAGAGCATCAGGGCCGATGGGATCATTATCAACTCGCATCAAGAATCTCAAAAGGGTTATTTTGTCACTGTTGGGACTGACTGTGAGTTCACCATGGAGGCTATTTCCCCCAGGGACAAAATTCAGTTCCAGTTCAGATTCTTCTTGGTCTACAGTCTGCTCCGAGAGTCTTCTATTCTTCAGCCTATCACTGCAGTTCAGTTGCTGCAGCCCAATGTGACAGGAACTCTGTCCCTGCTGAGTACCTCCAGACCAGGACAAAGAGTGGGCCTGCCACTTCAGGGAGAGGAGGTTATTGACACATGCAATGCTGGATCGTATGTACGATTTTATGATGGTAAGGATAGACATTCACCACCTATTCGCTCCCTTCTATGTGGGAAGAGGATCCCCAAGCCAGTTTTATCAACTGGGAACTACCTGACCTTAAGACTGGTCACCAGAGGTCAACAACCCCGAGTGGACTTTGTTGGAGATTTCACATCTTTTCAACCAGGTACAATATATGTTTTGTTAATTACATTTAGAGAAAGTACAATTCTTCTATTACAAGTTTTGAAAGGGTTGAGATGTGTAGCTTAAAAGGGGAATTCACTTGCTAAACACTTAAAAATCAGTGTTAATATCAACATCATTTGTGTATTTGCATAGTCTATTcctattgattttaaaatacgAGCAAATGTCTTCAAGAAATTACTGATGTCAATTATGGAAGGATGGATTGGTCAttgttggggggaaaaaaaaagacccgTTTTGTTGAAGATTCTCATCTTGCACTAATCAGGACAAATCACAAGAACAccggtttgctgatgacactaaaataggtggtatcgtgggcACTGAGGAAGGttaccagaagttgctggaggacCTTGATAAACttgggaagtgggccaagaaatggcaaatggagtttaatgtagataggtatgaggtcctgcattttggaaagtcaaatcaaggtaggagtttcatggtgaatggtaggtccGTAAGGAACgtagtggaacagaaggaccttggaattcagatgcgtggttttctgaaagtggattcccaggtagacagggcaatgaagaaggcttttggcacactggctttcatcagttaggacattgagtgtagaagttgggaagttatgttgcttttatacagggcattggtgaggctgcacttggagtattgtgttaagTTTTGATTAccttgttataagaaggatgttattaaactggaaagagtgcagaagaaatttatgtGGATGTGGCCTGGACTCAGTGGGTcttagttatagggagaggttggataaacaaGGACCTTTTtcctttagagcataggagactgagagagggatcttatagaagtgtataagatcatgagaggcatggatagggtgaatgcactcagtc
This genomic interval carries:
- the ldlrad2 gene encoding low-density lipoprotein receptor class A domain-containing protein 2 isoform X3, with product MERTLGRFLRAILFLILNTLHVDSMQTVSLVDSCGQSIRADGIIINSHQESQKGYFVTVGTDCEFTMEAISPRDKIQFQFRFFLVYSLLRESSILQPITAVQLLQPNVTGTLSLLSTSRPGQRVGLPLQGEEVIDTCNAGSYVRFYDGKDRHSPPIRSLLCGKRIPKPVLSTGNYLTLRLVTRGQQPRVDFVGDFTSFQPGFETSACSEEQYFQCQNGKCIPKSLVCDSKSIDNCGDGSDESELHPTKCKDSKSYVSLLALYIILGVIAGLVLLFWCCWSPGWFIWRLSVCRFLPCCNSFCAACQLCTHSCCQTDNNRLSKVTPQSSVPVPV
- the ldlrad2 gene encoding low-density lipoprotein receptor class A domain-containing protein 2 isoform X1, coding for MERTLGRFLRAILFLILNTLHVDSMQTVSLVDSCGQSIRADGIIINSHQESQKGYFVTVGTDCEFTMEAISPRDKIQFQFRFFLVYSLLRESSILQPITAVQLLQPNVTGTLSLLSTSRPGQRVGLPLQGEEVIDTCNAGSYVRFYDGKDRHSPPIRSLLCGKRIPKPVLSTGNYLTLRLVTRGQQPRVDFVGDFTSFQPGFETSACSEEQYFQCQNGKCIPKSLVCDSKSIDNCGDGSDESELHPTKCKEILFSSASVGKGSPSTMEPNNSLSPSFNFTALCQTPNRHHHLLPHSVPYPDSASDSKSYVSLLALYIILGVIAGLVLLFWCCWSPGWFIWRLSVCRFLPCCNSFCAACQLCTHSCCQTDNNRLSKVTPQSSVPVPV
- the ldlrad2 gene encoding low-density lipoprotein receptor class A domain-containing protein 2 isoform X2, with translation MERTLGRFLRAILFLILNTLHVDSMQTVSLVDSCGQSIRADGIIINSHQESQKGYFVTVGTDCEFTMEAISPRDKIQFQFRFFLVYSLLRESSILQPITAVQLLQPNVTGTLSLLSTSRPGQRVGLPLQGEEVIDTCNAGSYVRFYDGKDRHSPPIRSLLCGKRIPKPVLSTGNYLTLRLVTRGQQPRVDFVGDFTSFQPGFETSACSEEQYFQCQNGKCIPKSLVCDSKSIDNCGDGSDESELHPTKCKEILFSSASVGKGSPSTMEPNNSLSPSFNFTALCQTPNRHHHLLPHSVPYPDSASDSKSYVSLLALYIILGVIAGLVLLFWCCWSPERPSLDTPRKHDDECSEFLQSMYCTVLNKIWLFVYRSWCVAVASNV